One Nocardia sp. BMG111209 DNA segment encodes these proteins:
- a CDS encoding carbohydrate ABC transporter permease: protein MLFVAPNLASVLIFLVFPLGFSLYLSFHSWDLFRPMRFAGLGNYRQLFGDPLFYVALRNTGEFTVLTLLPTVVISLLTAAALNRRLPGIGLFRTLAFLPLVASTVAMAVVWRFLFATDAGAVNLLLRLFGLKPVAWLSDPSAAMVALSIVTVWRSVPFATVVLLAAMQGIPANLYEAARIDGAGRWRRFRSVTVPLIRGALSFVLVITVINSVQAFDQAYALTDGNGGPETGTYVLGIMLFQNAFGFYEIGYAAALAWVMFALLLALTLFQLWLARRDEDLG from the coding sequence ATGCTGTTCGTCGCCCCGAATCTGGCCTCCGTGCTGATATTCCTGGTGTTCCCGCTCGGGTTCTCGCTGTATCTCAGCTTCCATTCGTGGGATCTGTTCCGGCCCATGCGATTCGCGGGGCTCGGCAATTATCGGCAGCTGTTCGGCGACCCGTTGTTCTATGTGGCGCTGCGCAACACCGGGGAATTCACCGTCCTCACCCTGCTGCCGACGGTGGTGATCAGTCTGCTGACCGCCGCGGCGCTCAACCGCCGGTTGCCGGGCATCGGCCTGTTCCGGACCTTGGCATTCCTGCCGCTGGTCGCCTCCACCGTGGCGATGGCGGTGGTGTGGCGATTCCTGTTCGCCACCGACGCCGGTGCGGTCAACCTGCTGCTGCGGCTGTTCGGGCTGAAACCCGTTGCCTGGCTGAGTGATCCGAGCGCCGCCATGGTCGCGCTGAGTATCGTCACCGTCTGGCGGAGCGTGCCGTTCGCCACCGTGGTCCTGCTCGCCGCCATGCAGGGTATTCCGGCGAACCTGTACGAGGCCGCCCGGATCGATGGCGCCGGCCGCTGGCGGCGGTTCCGCTCCGTCACCGTGCCGCTGATCCGCGGGGCGCTGTCGTTCGTCCTGGTGATCACGGTGATCAATTCGGTGCAGGCCTTCGACCAGGCCTACGCCCTCACCGACGGCAACGGCGGCCCCGAGACGGGTACCTATGTGCTCGGGATCATGTTGTTCCAGAACGCCTTCGGCTTCTACGAGATCGGTTACGCGGCCGCACTGGCCTGGGTGATGTTCGCGCTGCTGCTGGCGCTCACCCTGTTCCAGCTGTGGCTGGCGCGCCGGGACGAGGACCTCGGGTGA
- a CDS encoding sugar ABC transporter substrate-binding protein yields the protein MLASRLPRRTLLRSALAAPAVATFGTACGGGADDAVTFFFQARPEEARARLRIIDAFAARHPGIRLRIIMSGPDPMQQMLTYCAGGRCPDVLMAWELLYAGLAERGVLLDLRTLLDREPEYAEQLRAESYSTLYDTFGYGGGQYALPEQWSGVFLYYNRKLFAEAGIRPPGRWADAWTYDEFLAAAQATTRRDHDGRIRHWGFADGWVPYYSAACFGMNNGATWFSPAVRPERVNLGDPRFAAGMQFYADLAVRHGVAPSVADRQAMAAPDLFARGRAAMLLGGHWLFSEFAGRDDLDFDVTVLPVGPHGGPAAVTDVGCTGLAIAADSPHRETAWEFVKFATGPEGQALVAESGLFVPVLRSAMGSAGFAAAHRRIGNLAVFTDGPDHSRPLAVTPVWGKVDALLARHCNRVLRGAASADSLAAAAPDIDTLLGARS from the coding sequence GTGTTGGCGTCGCGACTGCCCCGCCGCACGCTGCTCCGGTCGGCCCTCGCCGCACCCGCCGTCGCCACTTTCGGGACGGCCTGCGGTGGTGGGGCCGACGACGCGGTCACCTTCTTCTTCCAGGCCCGGCCGGAGGAGGCGCGGGCTCGCCTGCGGATCATCGACGCCTTCGCCGCGCGGCATCCCGGAATTCGCCTCCGCATCATCATGTCCGGCCCCGACCCGATGCAGCAGATGCTGACCTACTGTGCCGGTGGCCGGTGCCCGGACGTCCTGATGGCGTGGGAGCTGCTGTACGCGGGCCTGGCCGAGCGCGGCGTGCTGCTGGATCTGCGCACGCTGCTGGACCGCGAACCGGAATACGCGGAACAGCTTCGCGCGGAGTCGTATTCGACGCTCTACGACACGTTCGGCTACGGCGGCGGGCAGTACGCGCTGCCGGAGCAGTGGTCGGGAGTGTTCCTCTACTACAACCGGAAGCTGTTCGCCGAGGCCGGAATCCGGCCGCCGGGCCGCTGGGCCGACGCCTGGACCTACGACGAATTCCTCGCTGCCGCACAGGCCACCACGCGCCGCGACCACGACGGCCGGATCCGGCACTGGGGTTTCGCGGACGGCTGGGTGCCCTACTACTCCGCCGCCTGCTTCGGAATGAACAACGGCGCAACGTGGTTCAGCCCCGCGGTACGGCCGGAGCGGGTGAACCTGGGTGATCCCCGCTTCGCGGCGGGTATGCAGTTCTACGCCGATCTCGCGGTGCGGCACGGGGTGGCGCCGAGCGTCGCGGACCGGCAGGCGATGGCCGCGCCGGACCTGTTCGCCCGCGGCCGCGCGGCCATGCTGCTGGGCGGGCACTGGCTGTTTTCGGAATTCGCCGGACGCGACGATCTCGACTTCGACGTCACCGTGCTCCCGGTCGGCCCGCACGGCGGACCCGCCGCGGTCACCGACGTCGGCTGCACCGGCCTGGCCATCGCCGCGGACAGTCCGCACCGCGAAACTGCCTGGGAATTCGTGAAATTCGCGACCGGACCGGAGGGTCAGGCGCTCGTCGCCGAATCCGGGCTGTTCGTACCGGTACTCCGATCCGCCATGGGCTCGGCCGGTTTCGCGGCGGCGCACCGGCGGATCGGCAATCTGGCGGTGTTCACCGACGGGCCGGATCATTCCCGCCCGCTGGCGGTCACCCCGGTGTGGGGGAAGGTGGACGCGCTGCTGGCCCGGCACTGCAACCGGGTGTTGCGCGGTGCGGCGAGCGCGGACTCGCTGGCGGCCGCGGCGCCCGATATCGACACCCTGCTGGGAGCGCGCTCATGA
- a CDS encoding carbon starvation CstA family protein, whose translation MATIEYLRTDPDLPPVGVVDRSPLSPAKKGIFLVVAILGAAAWAVLAIARGENVNAVWIVLAAVCTYIVAYQFYARLIEWKITKPDDRTATPAEELENGKDYMPMDRRVLFGHHFAAIAGAGPLVGPVLAAQMGYLPGTIWIVVGVVLAGAVQDYMVLWASVKRRGRSLGQMARDELGVVGGIAALIAVLVIMVILLAVLGIVVVQALAATTGPDGKLHGGSPWGVFSIAMTIPLAILMGLYLRFVRPGKVGEISIAGFVLLLLIIISGRWVGDSGWGRDLFTMSGTTISWILIVYGFIASVLPVWLLLAPRDYLSTFMKIGTIVLLAVSVVVTAPVLHAPAISQFAGNSNGPAFAGSLFPFLFITIACGALSGFHSLVSSGTTPKLLQKQSQARMIGYGGMLMESFVAVMAIIAASILDQHLYFAINSGGLTTAQAAADKVNALGLGGNPISAAQLDQAAKDVGETAIYSRTGGAPTLAVGMSEVMQRLIGGSGLKSFWYHFAIMFEALFILTTIDAGTRVARFMLSDTLGNLGGPLRRFKDPSWRPGAWLCAAIVVAGWGSVLLMGVTDPLGGIYTLYPLFGISNQLLAAVALTVVLVIVVKKGLVKWAWIPALPLAWDLIVTMTASWQKIFSHDPKLGYWKLHSDTIAKRDAFLAARDAHQLPKGVTSFPALDKQISDFGKIIRNTYIQGTLSIVFAVLVLLVAVVGVIVCVRALRQGGGPTTETPEVPSKIFGPTGFATTETEKEVQQEWDELARAGKVRIPGAAHALAVD comes from the coding sequence ATGGCGACCATCGAATACCTCCGGACAGACCCCGACCTACCCCCCGTGGGGGTCGTGGATCGTTCCCCGCTGTCCCCGGCGAAGAAGGGCATCTTCCTCGTCGTCGCGATTCTCGGCGCCGCCGCCTGGGCCGTACTCGCGATCGCCCGCGGCGAGAACGTCAACGCCGTCTGGATCGTGCTGGCCGCGGTCTGCACCTACATCGTCGCGTACCAGTTCTATGCCCGGCTGATCGAATGGAAGATCACCAAGCCGGACGACCGGACCGCCACTCCGGCCGAGGAATTGGAGAACGGCAAGGACTACATGCCGATGGACCGGCGGGTCCTGTTCGGTCACCATTTCGCGGCCATCGCCGGCGCCGGACCGCTGGTCGGGCCCGTCCTCGCCGCCCAGATGGGATATCTGCCGGGCACGATCTGGATCGTCGTCGGCGTGGTCCTGGCCGGCGCGGTACAGGACTACATGGTGTTGTGGGCCTCGGTGAAACGCCGCGGCCGCTCCCTCGGGCAGATGGCCCGCGACGAGCTGGGTGTGGTCGGCGGCATCGCGGCCCTGATCGCGGTACTGGTCATCATGGTGATCCTGCTGGCGGTGCTCGGCATCGTCGTGGTGCAGGCGCTGGCGGCCACCACCGGCCCGGACGGCAAGTTGCACGGCGGCAGCCCGTGGGGTGTCTTCTCGATCGCGATGACCATCCCGCTGGCCATCCTGATGGGTCTCTATCTGCGCTTCGTCCGGCCGGGCAAGGTCGGGGAGATCTCGATCGCCGGCTTCGTACTGTTGCTGCTGATCATCATCTCCGGCCGCTGGGTCGGCGATTCCGGTTGGGGCCGTGACCTTTTCACCATGTCCGGCACCACCATCTCCTGGATCCTCATCGTCTACGGCTTCATCGCCTCGGTGCTCCCGGTGTGGCTGCTGCTGGCGCCGCGCGACTATCTGTCGACCTTCATGAAGATCGGCACCATCGTGCTGCTCGCGGTCAGCGTCGTCGTCACCGCGCCGGTGCTGCACGCGCCCGCGATCTCCCAGTTCGCCGGCAATTCCAACGGTCCGGCCTTCGCGGGCAGTCTGTTCCCGTTCCTGTTCATCACGATCGCCTGTGGTGCGCTGTCCGGATTCCACTCGCTGGTCTCCTCGGGTACCACGCCGAAGCTGCTCCAGAAGCAGTCGCAGGCGCGCATGATCGGCTACGGCGGCATGCTGATGGAATCCTTCGTCGCGGTCATGGCGATCATCGCCGCCTCGATCCTGGACCAGCACCTCTACTTCGCGATCAACAGCGGCGGCCTCACCACCGCGCAGGCCGCGGCGGACAAGGTGAATGCCCTGGGCCTGGGCGGCAATCCGATCAGCGCGGCCCAGCTCGACCAGGCCGCCAAGGATGTCGGCGAGACGGCCATCTACTCGCGCACCGGCGGCGCACCCACCCTCGCGGTCGGCATGTCGGAGGTCATGCAGCGATTGATCGGCGGATCCGGGCTCAAGTCGTTCTGGTACCACTTCGCGATCATGTTCGAGGCGCTGTTCATCCTCACCACCATCGACGCCGGCACCCGGGTGGCCCGATTCATGTTGTCGGACACGCTGGGCAACCTCGGCGGCCCGCTGCGCCGCTTCAAGGATCCGTCGTGGCGGCCGGGCGCCTGGCTGTGCGCGGCGATCGTGGTCGCGGGCTGGGGTTCGGTGCTGCTGATGGGTGTCACCGATCCGCTGGGCGGTATCTACACGCTGTATCCGCTGTTCGGCATCTCCAACCAGCTGCTGGCCGCGGTCGCGCTGACCGTCGTCCTCGTGATCGTGGTGAAGAAGGGCCTGGTGAAATGGGCGTGGATCCCGGCGCTGCCACTGGCGTGGGATCTGATCGTCACGATGACGGCGTCCTGGCAGAAGATCTTCTCGCACGATCCGAAGCTGGGCTACTGGAAACTGCACTCGGACACCATCGCCAAGCGTGACGCGTTCCTCGCCGCACGCGACGCGCATCAACTTCCCAAGGGCGTCACCAGTTTCCCGGCCCTGGACAAGCAGATCTCCGATTTCGGCAAGATCATTCGCAACACCTATATCCAGGGCACCCTGTCGATCGTCTTCGCGGTGCTGGTGTTGCTGGTCGCGGTGGTCGGCGTGATCGTCTGCGTCCGGGCCCTGCGCCAGGGCGGCGGACCCACCACCGAGACACCGGAGGTGCCGTCGAAGATCTTCGGTCCCACCGGATTCGCCACCACCGAGACCGAGAAGGAAGTGCAACAGGAATGGGACGAGCTGGCGCGGGCCGGCAAGGTCCGGATTCCGGGGGCGGCACACGCCCTGGCCGTGGATTGA
- a CDS encoding YbdD/YjiX family protein, whose product MPTNAARSDALGGPLRTVVRAGRALASYLNAVLGGQDYARYVEHLRRNHPECPIPTEREYWRERHDAADRNPVNRCC is encoded by the coding sequence GTGCCGACGAACGCCGCGCGGTCCGATGCGCTCGGCGGTCCCCTCCGGACCGTCGTGCGCGCGGGCCGCGCGCTCGCGTCGTACCTCAACGCGGTCCTGGGCGGCCAGGATTATGCCCGATACGTCGAGCATCTCCGGCGCAACCATCCAGAATGTCCGATACCCACCGAACGCGAATACTGGCGCGAGCGTCATGACGCGGCAGATCGCAATCCGGTCAACCGCTGCTGCTGA
- a CDS encoding AlkA N-terminal domain-containing protein, giving the protein MVDCVSANGLDFERCYRAVATRDARFDGQFVTAVRTTGIYCRPSCPAITPKRSNVTFLPTAAAAQQSGFRACRRCLPDAAPGSPLWNTRADLAARAMRLIADGVIERGGVPALADALGYSQRQLTRVLSAELGAGPLALARAHRAHTARLLIQTTRMPMSDIAFAAGFASIRQFNDTVREVFAVSPTTLREESRRLRGDAIPNGNGPTVNGLLTLRLPYREPLDRSWLEWFLSAHAVPGLEQWEDGTYTRALRTPHGYATVRLQVLPGHVRAGLTLHDMRDLAPTVARLRHLLDLDADPVGIDDALDAGNRRGRMPFSPGIRVPGCFDGPELLLRTMIGQQISVSAATTHTARLVETLGDPIPGPMPYLFPSAETIAERGADVLTGPTRRTASIINVARALASGDLVLHSGRTAADIRRDLLALDGVGPWTADYVTMRLLADPDILLHTDLVVRRGAALFGIDLADTGRWAPWRSYLSMHMWKRALAERTAPARLGAPAMMNRGMPLAARR; this is encoded by the coding sequence ATGGTGGACTGCGTGAGTGCGAACGGTCTGGACTTCGAGCGCTGTTACCGTGCTGTAGCGACCCGTGACGCCCGATTCGACGGGCAGTTCGTCACAGCGGTGCGCACGACCGGGATCTACTGTCGGCCATCCTGTCCTGCTATCACTCCGAAACGCTCGAACGTCACGTTCCTACCCACGGCGGCCGCCGCCCAGCAGAGTGGGTTCCGGGCGTGCCGCCGCTGCCTCCCCGACGCCGCCCCCGGTTCCCCGCTGTGGAACACCCGCGCCGACCTCGCCGCCCGGGCGATGCGGCTGATCGCCGACGGCGTGATCGAGCGCGGCGGCGTACCCGCGCTCGCCGACGCCCTCGGCTATTCGCAACGGCAGCTGACCCGGGTGCTGTCCGCGGAACTCGGCGCCGGACCGCTGGCCCTGGCCCGCGCCCACCGCGCCCACACCGCCCGCCTGCTGATCCAGACCACGCGAATGCCGATGTCCGACATCGCCTTCGCGGCCGGCTTCGCCAGCATCCGGCAGTTCAACGACACCGTGCGCGAGGTGTTCGCGGTCAGCCCGACCACCCTGCGCGAGGAGTCGCGCCGACTACGCGGCGACGCCATCCCCAACGGCAACGGCCCGACCGTGAACGGCCTGCTGACGCTGCGCCTGCCCTACCGGGAGCCGCTGGACCGCTCGTGGCTCGAGTGGTTCCTGTCCGCGCACGCGGTACCCGGCCTGGAGCAGTGGGAGGACGGCACCTACACCCGGGCCCTGCGCACCCCGCACGGTTATGCGACGGTCCGGCTGCAGGTCCTGCCCGGCCACGTCCGCGCCGGCCTGACCCTGCACGACATGCGCGACCTCGCGCCGACGGTGGCACGGCTGCGGCACCTGCTCGACCTGGACGCCGATCCGGTCGGTATCGACGACGCCCTCGACGCCGGAAATCGCCGCGGCCGCATGCCCTTCAGCCCCGGCATCCGGGTGCCGGGCTGCTTCGACGGCCCGGAGTTGTTGCTGCGCACCATGATCGGCCAGCAGATCTCCGTCTCGGCGGCGACCACCCACACCGCCCGCCTGGTGGAAACCCTCGGCGACCCCATCCCCGGCCCGATGCCGTACCTGTTCCCCTCCGCCGAGACCATCGCCGAACGCGGCGCCGACGTACTGACCGGCCCGACCCGACGCACCGCCTCGATCATCAACGTCGCCCGCGCCCTCGCCTCCGGCGACCTGGTCCTGCACTCCGGCCGCACCGCCGCCGACATCCGCCGCGACCTGCTCGCCCTGGACGGTGTCGGCCCCTGGACCGCCGACTACGTGACGATGCGACTGCTCGCCGACCCCGACATCCTGCTGCACACCGACCTGGTGGTCCGCCGCGGCGCCGCCCTGTTCGGCATCGACCTCGCCGACACCGGCCGCTGGGCCCCCTGGCGCTCCTACCTGTCCATGCACATGTGGAAGCGTGCCCTGGCCGAACGCACCGCCCCCGCCCGCCTCGGCGCCCCCGCCATGATGAACCGCGGCATGCCCTTGGCCGCCCGCCGCTGA
- a CDS encoding AAA family ATPase, translating into MRLHRLEMTAFGPFAETSIVDFDELGADGLFLLHGQTGAGKTTVLDAIAFALYGRVPGARGESKRLHSDHADAQTPPRVSLEATLGGRRLRLIRTPEFRRPKKRGTGWTDENATATLEWLDGRGPHLSRIPDIGDEVNRLLGMSADQFFQVVLLPQGDFARFLRSDNEDRERLLEKLFDTERFGTAEQWLANRRRESGAEVETHRQHIDRLVAQVGVAAGLSATETVGPLESVDWSQQLLDTARTTVATAATELERCQAESSRAQTAAEEQRRLHDLHRRLTAARTQLETHRAATPHHTALRDELDRARRAEPVATALGDARTAAVTHRRRTDETRTRAETLATRLLEPPSAELAGTSWAAADLAANELAGTELAPDLTALVTAESASTDLRAERDTTSAVGAGTRSAVLVTAADTALVRQSGDHSKHGERKELSKGQNPPVESGSAEVRTLDVSTVEVADPVDNSSVEGSGLASAVEDSSVEGSRLASSAGASSVADLGLVSSVGDSSVEDSGLASSAGASPIDGSGLASEVGNLSAENSELAFSAGDSSVESPGLASAVGDSSAEDSRPAQGHDLGIPPKPSVHKDVSSGASDGSTDDRTTLTQGVRSPEASSGVIELELFSVAIDEIDRNSAAPQMVSQEVDPGEQPPAGRKKAARGRKNARRTADDRPRRVDEAALLWEPSDDEPGLFAMDAVLVDAAVSETGDSAAVGEAGDSASASDSGDLSSAGGTGDSSESAGVKANLHGELRGAATDSELVGTAGSTVAGQRVPVESGVPGEAGAERISDDVPRPELDAIDVSASMRDTAEKSALGEASDGSGDPIAAEAGSEPVGERTSGLVVAIARWSAQIGALDEVRADAESAERLARELAELRGEQGKVAARLERCGQRHAQLPEEIRTAETRLRESSDALAALPGLSAESERLRTAARAAIELVERRAQSEPARAEYEAARVAHVDARERTLDVRERRLAGMAAELAGALDDGMPCAVCGSLEHPAPASTAATTATKEDEERAVAAERAAEGARDRALARSTDLARQIEVLVERGGDVDRAELAVTLTDITQRHDAARAAAARTDDLTVALARLRSEETRLQDELRELEGRATAVAAGIVAADRRSAELTERLRLAAGADGTVERRRARLEALVREASELREARAESATARDQLLTAARRVEQLGRASGLITGPGTVVAAGASEPDYAVLSSHAGVVDAATRTPQQQTVIDAELAAADRTRAYAEAVLAEPDIQAAATAVPGDPETAEALVVRTRAALDTAVAGHAEAARRVTLLEDLGGQLWAAVDRIAPMQRAHDELAGLAEVVAGRGENNRRMSLRSYVLAARLEEVALAGSVRLRRMSGGRYEFVHSDAAGSHGRRGGLGLDIRDDYTGAIRPAKTLSGGETFMASLALALGLADVVAAESGGLVLDTLFIDEGFGSLDADTLDAVMGVLDELRSGGRVVGIVSHVDEMRQRIPSRLHVVRTPTGSHLHATVA; encoded by the coding sequence GTGAGGCTGCATCGGCTGGAGATGACGGCATTCGGCCCGTTCGCCGAGACCTCGATCGTCGATTTCGACGAACTCGGCGCGGACGGACTGTTCCTGTTGCACGGGCAGACCGGTGCGGGCAAGACGACGGTGCTGGATGCCATAGCCTTCGCGTTGTACGGTCGCGTGCCCGGGGCCCGCGGAGAGAGCAAGCGGCTGCACTCCGATCATGCCGACGCGCAGACGCCTCCCCGGGTGTCGCTGGAGGCGACGCTCGGCGGTCGGCGCTTGCGGCTGATCCGCACCCCGGAATTCCGGCGTCCCAAGAAGCGCGGCACCGGCTGGACCGACGAGAACGCCACCGCCACACTGGAATGGCTCGACGGCCGCGGGCCGCACCTGTCCCGGATCCCGGACATCGGTGACGAGGTGAACCGCCTGCTCGGCATGAGCGCCGATCAGTTCTTCCAGGTGGTGCTGTTGCCGCAGGGCGATTTCGCCCGATTCCTGCGCTCGGACAACGAGGATCGCGAACGCCTGCTGGAAAAGCTGTTCGACACCGAACGTTTCGGCACCGCCGAACAGTGGCTCGCGAATCGGCGGCGGGAGAGCGGCGCCGAGGTGGAGACCCACCGCCAACACATCGACCGGTTGGTAGCCCAGGTCGGTGTCGCCGCGGGCCTGAGCGCGACCGAAACCGTCGGCCCGCTCGAGTCGGTCGACTGGTCACAGCAACTCCTGGACACCGCGCGCACCACGGTCGCCACCGCCGCGACGGAACTCGAACGCTGCCAAGCCGAGTCGAGCCGGGCCCAGACCGCCGCCGAGGAACAACGCCGCCTGCACGACCTGCACCGCCGCCTCACCGCCGCCCGCACCCAACTCGAAACGCATCGCGCCGCCACACCACACCACACCGCGCTGCGAGACGAACTGGATCGGGCGCGCCGCGCCGAACCCGTGGCCACCGCTCTCGGCGACGCCCGCACCGCCGCGGTGACCCATCGCCGGCGCACCGACGAGACCCGCACCCGCGCCGAAACCCTCGCCACCCGCCTGCTCGAACCGCCGAGCGCCGAACTCGCCGGAACATCATGGGCCGCAGCAGATCTGGCGGCGAACGAACTCGCGGGCACCGAGCTGGCCCCGGACCTCACCGCTCTCGTCACCGCGGAATCGGCGAGCACGGACCTCCGGGCCGAGCGGGACACGACGTCCGCTGTCGGCGCGGGAACGAGATCTGCTGTTCTCGTCACCGCCGCCGACACCGCGCTTGTTCGACAGAGCGGCGACCACTCGAAACACGGTGAACGCAAAGAGCTTTCGAAAGGACAGAACCCGCCGGTCGAGTCCGGGTCCGCAGAAGTGCGCACGCTCGATGTGAGCACTGTCGAGGTGGCGGATCCGGTCGACAACTCGTCCGTCGAGGGCTCCGGACTTGCGAGTGCGGTCGAGGACTCATCCGTCGAAGGCTCCAGGCTTGCCAGTTCGGCTGGCGCCTCGTCTGTAGCGGACCTTGGCCTTGTGAGTTCGGTCGGCGACTCGTCCGTCGAAGACTCTGGACTTGCGAGTTCGGCTGGTGCCTCGCCCATCGATGGCTCCGGGCTTGCGAGTGAGGTCGGCAATTTGTCCGCCGAGAACTCCGAACTTGCCTTTTCGGCTGGCGACTCGTCCGTTGAGAGCCCAGGGCTTGCGAGTGCGGTCGGCGACTCGTCAGCCGAGGACTCCAGGCCCGCGCAGGGGCATGATCTCGGAATCCCTCCGAAACCTTCTGTGCACAAAGATGTTTCGTCCGGCGCATCAGATGGCTCGACGGACGATCGGACGACGCTCACCCAGGGTGTGCGCTCGCCGGAGGCTTCTTCCGGCGTGATCGAACTCGAACTGTTCTCGGTCGCGATCGATGAGATCGATCGTAATTCTGCTGCGCCACAGATGGTTTCGCAGGAAGTCGATCCGGGCGAGCAGCCCCCGGCGGGGCGCAAGAAGGCCGCACGCGGCCGGAAGAACGCTCGGCGCACCGCCGACGACCGGCCTCGTCGAGTCGACGAGGCTGCTCTTCTCTGGGAACCCAGCGATGACGAGCCCGGCCTGTTCGCCATGGATGCCGTCCTGGTCGATGCAGCGGTCAGCGAGACCGGTGACTCGGCGGCGGTGGGTGAGGCCGGTGATTCGGCATCTGCGAGCGACTCCGGTGACTTGTCCTCGGCGGGCGGGACCGGTGACTCGTCGGAGTCGGCCGGGGTGAAGGCGAACTTGCACGGTGAACTGCGAGGTGCCGCAACCGATTCGGAGCTTGTCGGGACCGCGGGATCCACAGTGGCCGGGCAACGTGTGCCGGTCGAGTCGGGAGTTCCGGGCGAGGCGGGTGCCGAACGGATTTCGGATGATGTGCCCCGACCGGAGCTTGACGCAATCGACGTTTCGGCGTCGATGCGAGACACGGCCGAGAAGTCCGCGCTGGGCGAGGCGTCCGACGGTTCGGGTGACCCGATTGCGGCCGAAGCCGGTTCGGAACCGGTGGGGGAGCGGACCTCCGGGTTGGTGGTGGCCATTGCCCGTTGGTCCGCGCAGATCGGGGCCCTGGACGAGGTGCGGGCCGACGCAGAGTCGGCGGAACGGCTGGCCCGGGAACTGGCCGAATTGCGCGGGGAGCAGGGGAAAGTCGCCGCGCGGCTGGAGCGGTGTGGTCAGCGACACGCGCAGTTGCCGGAGGAGATCCGGACGGCCGAGACGCGGCTGCGGGAGTCCTCGGACGCGCTGGCGGCGCTGCCCGGGTTGTCGGCGGAGAGCGAACGGTTGCGCACCGCCGCGCGGGCCGCGATCGAATTGGTCGAGCGCCGAGCGCAATCGGAGCCGGCTCGCGCCGAGTACGAGGCCGCACGGGTAGCGCATGTGGACGCCCGGGAACGCACACTCGATGTCCGGGAACGGCGGCTCGCGGGCATGGCCGCGGAGCTGGCCGGCGCGCTCGACGACGGAATGCCTTGTGCCGTATGCGGTTCGCTGGAGCATCCGGCCCCGGCGAGCACGGCGGCGACCACGGCGACCAAGGAGGACGAGGAAAGAGCCGTGGCGGCCGAACGGGCCGCGGAGGGTGCACGCGATCGTGCCCTGGCGCGCAGTACCGATCTGGCACGGCAGATCGAGGTGCTGGTGGAGCGCGGCGGCGACGTCGACCGAGCGGAACTGGCCGTCACGCTGACCGACATCACGCAACGCCACGATGCGGCGCGGGCCGCGGCCGCACGCACCGACGATCTGACCGTCGCACTGGCCCGCCTGCGCAGCGAGGAAACACGGCTGCAGGATGAGCTGCGCGAACTGGAAGGCCGGGCAACGGCGGTCGCCGCCGGAATCGTGGCGGCGGATCGGCGTTCGGCCGAACTCACCGAGCGACTGCGGCTCGCCGCCGGAGCCGACGGCACCGTGGAGCGGCGGCGAGCCCGGCTGGAGGCGCTGGTCCGGGAAGCCTCGGAACTGCGCGAGGCCCGTGCCGAATCGGCGACCGCACGGGACCAACTGCTGACGGCGGCACGCCGGGTGGAACAGCTCGGACGCGCATCCGGCCTGATCACCGGGCCCGGCACTGTGGTGGCAGCCGGCGCGAGCGAACCCGATTACGCCGTACTGAGCAGCCACGCGGGGGTGGTCGACGCGGCCACTCGAACCCCGCAGCAGCAGACGGTGATCGATGCGGAGCTGGCCGCCGCCGACCGCACCCGCGCCTACGCCGAGGCAGTGCTGGCGGAGCCGGACATCCAGGCCGCCGCCACGGCGGTACCGGGCGACCCGGAAACTGCGGAGGCACTGGTCGTGCGAACTCGCGCGGCGCTGGACACTGCCGTCGCAGGCCATGCGGAGGCGGCCCGACGGGTGACCCTGCTGGAGGATCTCGGCGGCCAACTGTGGGCCGCGGTGGACCGCATCGCCCCGATGCAGCGCGCACACGACGAACTGGCCGGACTCGCGGAGGTGGTCGCCGGTCGTGGGGAGAACAACCGGCGAATGTCGTTGCGCTCCTATGTACTCGCCGCGCGGCTGGAGGAAGTGGCGCTGGCCGGATCGGTCCGCCTGCGCCGGATGTCCGGCGGCCGTTACGAATTCGTGCACAGCGACGCCGCCGGCTCGCACGGCCGCCGCGGTGGCCTGGGCCTGGACATCCGCGACGACTACACCGGAGCGATCCGCCCGGCGAAAACCCTGTCCGGCGGCGAAACCTTCATGGCCTCACTGGCTCTGGCGCTCGGACTGGCCGACGTGGTGGCCGCGGAATCGGGCGGCCTGGTCCTGGACACACTGTTCATCGACGAGGGCTTCGGCAGCCTCGACGCCGACACCCTCGACGCGGTCATGGGCGTCCTGGACGAATTACGTTCCGGCGGACGGGTGGTCGGCATCGTCAGCCACGTCGACGAGATGCGGCAACGCATCCCCAGCCGCCTGCACGTGGTACGAACCCCCACCGGATCCCACCTACACGCCACGGTCGCTTGA